In Verrucomicrobiota bacterium, a single genomic region encodes these proteins:
- the dnaN gene encoding DNA polymerase III subunit beta, which translates to MKLAIGKDQLMAGLQTVQNIVGTRTTLPVLSNVLLRAHDGILEFKATDMDVSLACSLPADIGEDGDLTLPVKRLFGIVRELPPGDVDLESDEKHVAVVRSGATLFKIHGLAAEEFPPIQPFVGRTKLSLVSDRLKSMLKKTSFAVSTDETRFVLNGIYCSLRDQKLTMVATDGRRLALTDEEVDVSGDAVDMILPIKAINELSRLLQPTGQVEIQVRENQAAFRILDEKGFEVMLITRLVEGNYPNYRQVIPSEAKERIRFAREELAQALRRAQLMTSDKSNSVKLAFSLNNLAITANTPEIGESRESIAIQYEGKEFAIAFNPTFLLDPLRALEDEEIFLELTDELSPGVVKIRGPFLYVIMPMRMT; encoded by the coding sequence ATGAAACTGGCGATTGGCAAAGATCAACTCATGGCGGGGTTACAGACGGTGCAAAACATCGTTGGAACACGGACGACCCTGCCGGTGCTTTCCAACGTGTTATTGCGAGCGCACGACGGGATTTTGGAATTCAAGGCAACCGACATGGATGTCTCACTGGCTTGTTCGTTGCCGGCGGATATTGGTGAGGATGGTGATCTTACCCTTCCCGTGAAGAGGTTGTTCGGCATTGTGAGGGAACTGCCGCCAGGGGACGTGGATTTGGAGTCGGATGAGAAGCATGTCGCGGTGGTTCGATCCGGCGCCACGCTTTTCAAGATTCATGGCTTGGCCGCCGAGGAATTTCCGCCGATTCAGCCTTTCGTGGGGAGGACGAAACTGTCGCTGGTGTCGGACCGTCTCAAGTCGATGTTGAAGAAGACTTCCTTCGCGGTTTCCACAGATGAGACGCGGTTTGTCCTGAACGGGATCTATTGCAGTTTGCGTGATCAGAAGCTGACCATGGTGGCTACGGACGGGAGGCGCCTGGCTTTGACCGATGAGGAAGTGGATGTGAGCGGGGATGCGGTGGATATGATTCTGCCGATCAAGGCGATCAACGAGTTGAGCCGGTTATTGCAGCCGACGGGGCAGGTGGAGATCCAGGTGAGGGAGAATCAGGCAGCGTTTCGGATCCTCGACGAGAAAGGATTCGAGGTGATGCTGATTACGCGGCTGGTCGAGGGAAACTATCCGAACTACCGGCAGGTCATTCCGAGTGAGGCGAAGGAGAGAATCCGCTTCGCCCGCGAGGAGCTGGCGCAGGCGTTGCGGAGGGCGCAGTTGATGACCAGTGACAAATCCAATTCGGTGAAGCTCGCGTTTTCGTTGAACAATCTGGCCATCACAGCCAACACGCCTGAGATCGGGGAGTCGCGGGAATCGATTGCCATTCAGTATGAAGGCAAAGAGTTTGCCATCGCGTTCAATCCGACGTTTTTGCTGGATCCGTTGAGGGCGTTGGAAGACGAGGAGATTTTTCTCGAGTTGACCGACGAGCTAAGCCCTGGCGTCGTCAAGATTCGGGGTCCATTTCTCTATGTCATCATGCCGATGCGGATGACGTAG
- the lspA gene encoding signal peptidase II, with amino-acid sequence MLGLSAFTLILDQATKVWATRLLRNGEELEIVPGFFRLVHWQNTGAAWSLFTGKNDWLATISIVSLVALFYFRHYFDAHTRMGRIALGLLFGGIAGNVIDRFRVDHVIDFIYFYAERRGGGEVGFPAFNVADATITAGVVLLLWMSWRKEEERDKATLAASGQDEAKPERSG; translated from the coding sequence ATGCTGGGATTGTCGGCGTTCACCCTGATCCTGGATCAAGCGACCAAGGTATGGGCGACGCGGCTGCTGAGGAACGGGGAGGAATTGGAGATTGTGCCCGGTTTTTTTCGGCTGGTTCATTGGCAGAACACGGGCGCCGCTTGGAGTTTGTTTACCGGAAAGAATGACTGGCTGGCCACGATCTCCATCGTTTCGCTGGTGGCCTTGTTTTATTTTCGCCATTATTTTGACGCCCACACGAGGATGGGGCGCATCGCGCTGGGGTTGTTGTTTGGGGGTATTGCCGGCAATGTGATCGATCGGTTTCGCGTCGATCACGTCATCGATTTCATTTATTTTTACGCGGAACGGCGCGGGGGAGGCGAGGTGGGTTTTCCAGCATTCAACGTCGCCGACGCCACCATCACGGCGGGTGTGGTCTTGCTGCTCTGGATGTCGTGGCGCAAAGAGGAGGAGCGAGACAAAGCCACGCTGGCGGCTTCAGGTCAGGACGAAGCCAAGCCGGAACGTTCCGGCTGA